From Ipomoea triloba cultivar NCNSP0323 chromosome 5, ASM357664v1, the proteins below share one genomic window:
- the LOC116021186 gene encoding 8-hydroxygeraniol dehydrogenase-like, producing the protein MAASHEEEHPVKAFGYAASDTSGLLSPFKFSRRATGEKDVQFKVLYCGICHSDLHQIKNEWGFTKYPIVPGHEIVGVVTEVGSKVEKFKAGDKVGVGCLVGSCRKCDNCANDLENYCPLSVQTYNDLRTTTYGGYSDIMVADEHFVVRWPESLPMEAAPLLCAGITTYSPLKYFGLDKPGMHIGVVGLGGLGHMAVKYAKAFGTKVTVISTSPSKKQEALERLGADLFLVSTDPEQIKAGMATLDGIIDTVSAVHALLPLIGLLKSHGKLIMVGAPEKPLEIHMFPLLMGRKLIAGSCIGGMKETQEMLDFSAKHNITPEVEIVPADYVNTAMDRLKKSDVRYRFVLDIGKTLKAA; encoded by the exons ATGGCAGCGTCACATGAAGAAGAGCACCCAGTTAAGGCCTTTGGATATGCAGCTAGTGACACCTCTGGGCTTCTTTCACCGTTCAAGTTTTCAAGAAG AGCTACCGGTGAAAAGGATGTGCAATTCAAGGTTTTGTACTGCGGCATCTGTCACTCGGATCTACACCAGATCAAGAATGAATGGGGCTTCACTAAGTACCCCATTGTCCCTGG GCATGAAATTGTTGGTGTGGTGACTGAGGTTGGTAGCAAGGTAGAGAAATTTAAGGCTGGAGACAAAGTAGGTGTGGGATGCTTGGTAGGGTCCTGCCGTAAATGTGATAACTGTGCAAATGATCTCGAGAATTACTGCCCTCTAAGCGTACAGACTTACAATGACTTGAGAACCACCACTTACGGTGGCTACTCAGACATCATGGTGGCTGATGAGCACTTTGTGGTCCGATGGCCCGAAAGCCTGCCTATGGAAGCTGCTCCTCTGCTCTGTGCTGGCATAACTACGTATAGTCCCTTGAAATACTTTGGACTTGACAAGCCCGGGATGCACATTGGTGTGGTTGGTCTCGGTGGTCTAGGCCATATGGCTGTCAAGTATGCAAAGGCCTTTGGCACAAAGGTGACTGTTATCAGCACATCTCCTAGTAAGAAGCAGGAAGCTCTGGAGCGTCTTGGCGCTGACTTGTTCTTGGTTAGCACCGACCCTGAGCAGATAAAG GCTGGAATGGCTACATTGGATGGCATTATTGACACGGTTTCTGCAGTTCATGCTCTTTTACCATTGATTGGTTTATTGAAGTCCCATGGAAAGCTGATCATGGTTGGGGCACCTGAAAAACCACTTGAAATCCACATGTTCCCATTGCTTATGG GTAGGAAGCTAATTGCTGGCAGTTGCATCGGAGGGATGAAGGAGACGCAAGAAATGTTAGATTTCTCAGCAAAACACAACATAACACCAGAAGTTGAAATCGTTCCAGCAGACTACGTGAACACTGCCATGGATCGCCTTAAGAAATCTGATGTGAGATACAGATTTGTACTGGATATAGGGAAAACATTGAAGGCTGCTTAA
- the LOC116018984 gene encoding probable caffeoyl-CoA O-methyltransferase At4g26220 → MEEGLLQSKELYEYLLRTSVFPRESELLKEIRDITAKHPLSTMGTAPDSGPMVAMLLKLLNAKNTLEIGVFTGYSLLLTALTIPDDGRITAIDPDKKAYDMGLPVIKKAGVEHKINFIESLALPVLDKLLEDENNESSFDFAYVDADKINYKNYHERVLKLVKVGGVVVYDNTLWYGTVAMPEKSVPEDLVSYRGHIVELNKQLAADSRVQIVQIPLGDGMTVCRRVC, encoded by the exons ATGGAAGAAGGGTTATTGCAGAGCAAAGAATTATATGAG TACCTTCTACGTACAAGTGTGTTTCCACGCGAATCGGAGCTTCTGAAAGAGATAAGGGATATTACTGCAAAACATCCACT TTCGACGATGGGTACAGCACCGGATTCTGGGCCAATGGTGGCAATGCTCTTGAAGCTATTGAACGCCAAAAACACTCTGGAAATTGGAGTTTTCACTGGATACTCTCTGCTACTCACAGCTCTTACCATCCCTGATGATGGCCGG ATTACAGCCATAGACCCTGACAAGAAGGCATATGACATGGGATTGCCAGTTATAAAGAAGGCAGGAGTTGAGCACAAGATCAACTTCATTGAGTCTCTGGCTCTTCCTGTTCTTGATAAGCTCTTGGAAGAT GAGAACAACGAGTCGAGTTTCGACTTCGCGTACGTGGACGCCGACAAGATAAACTACAAAAACTATCACGAGAGAGTGCTGAAATTGGTGAAGGTTGGCGGGGTTGTGGTGTACGACAACACGCTTTGGTACGGGACGGTGGCGATGCCGGAGAAATCGGTGCCGGAGGATCTTGTATCGTACAGGGGCCATATTGTTGAGCTCAACAAACAATTGGCCGCCGATTCTCGCGTTCAGATTGTCCAGATTCCGTTGGGCGATGGAATGACGGTGTGCCGACGCGTGTGTTGA
- the LOC116020526 gene encoding probable rhamnogalacturonate lyase B gives MSSPRFGSSFTQQCFTIALHLLFLLVSSAIVQPTRSNHSKRNGALLTLNVTSKNVVMDNGIIKVTLTNPSGSIAGIQFNGVKNLLNDSKQQEYRGQWDIVWKTPNRRLSVYDRFNFMAISDHIQRRMPTAADRVYGSQPLAYKEAVLLTHPSNPTFKGEVDDKYQYSLESKDTNVHGWICPKPHIGFWVITGSSEFRSGGPIKQDLTSHVGPVALSMFFSNHYAGKIHTVSLRNGEAWKKVFGPVFIYLNSHSRYNPRYLWKNAKETMLSETKSWPYNFPMSRDYPKGHQRGTIVGRLLVHDRYISRKLMSAKFAYVGLAPPGNAGSWQRDVKGYQFWTQTNKTGYFKIRAVRPGNYNLYAWVPGFLGDYKYNISINITPGDNINVRNLVFYPPRNGPTLWEIGIPDRKASEFFVPDPKPGLVNRVFINRTAEKFKQYGLWDRYTDYYPKHDLVYTVGKSDYTKDWFFAHVNRRIGRNNVYESTTWRILFSLNNVNRIGTYTLRIALAGSSYADILVMQ, from the exons ATGTCGTCGCCGAGGTTTGGGAGCTCATTTACGCAGCAGTGCTTCACAATTGCTCTTCACTTGTTATTCCTACTTGTTTCATCTGCAATCGTGCAACCcacaag GTCAAATCATTCAAAGCGCAACGGTGCGCTATTGACACTGAACGTCACGAGTAAAAAT GTAGTGATGGACAATGGCATCATCAAAGTCACCTTAACCAATCCAAGCGGATCAATTGCAGGAATTCAATTCAATGGAGTTAAAAACCTACTGAATGATTCTAAACAACAAGAATATAGAGG GCAATGGGATATTGTGTGGAAAACCCCAAATAGAAGATTAAGTGTCTATGATAG GTTCAATTTTATGGCTATATCAGATCACATTCAAAGACGGATGCCAACAGCTGCTGATAGGGTGTATGGCAGTCAACCCCTTGCCTACAAAGAAGCTGTCTTACTAACTCACCCATCCAATCCCACTTTCAAAGGGGAG GTGGATGATAAATACCAATATTCATTAGAGAGTAAAGACACTAATGTACACGGATGGATTTGCCCTAAGCCACATATTGGATTCTGGGTCATTACAGGGAGTAGTGAATTCCGATCTGGTGGTCCTATAAAACAAGATCTCACCTCACATGTTGGTCCAGTCGCCTTATCG ATGTTTTTCAGCAATCATTATGCAGGGAAAATTCACACAGTGAGCTTGCGAAATGGGGAGGCATGGAAAAAGGTTTTCGGTCCTGTTTTTATATATCTCAACTCGCATTCACGCTACAATCCACGATACCTTTGGAAAAATGCTAAAGAAACA atgTTATCAGAAACTAAAAGCTGGCCGTATAATTTCCCAATGTCGCGAGATTATCCCAAAGGTCATCAACGGGGTACCATTGTTGGCAGATTGCTAGTTCATGACAG GTACATAAGCAGAAAGTTAATGTCAGCAAAATTTGCATACGTTGGACTGGCTCCACCAGGAAACGCTGGATCATGGCAACGAGACGTCAAg GGATATCAATTTTGGACTCAAACGAACAAGACAGGATACTTCAAAATTCGGGCTGTTAGACCTGGAAACTACAACTTGTACGCTTGGGTCCCTGGATTTCTTGGAGACTATAAATACAACATTAGCATTAACATAACACCAG GTGACAATATTAATGTTAGAAACCTCGTATTTTATCCTCCAAGAAACGGTCCAACATTATGGGAAATCGGTATCCCTGATCGCAAGGCTTCAGAGTTCTTCGTCCCTGATCCCAAACCCGGACTAGTGAATAGGGTGTTCATCAACCGTACCGCTGAAAA GTTCAAACAATATGGACTATGGGATCGATACACAGATTATTATCCTAAACACGATTTGGTTTACACTGTCGGCAAGAGTGACTACACAAAAGACTGGTTCTTTGCTCATGTAAATAG AAGAATTGGAAGGAACAATGTATATGAATCAACAACGTGGAGAATTTTGTTTTCACTAAATAATGTTAACCGGATAGGAACTTATACACTGCGAATAGCGTTGGCTGGTTCCTCGTATGCCGATATTTTA GTAATGCAATAG
- the LOC116020734 gene encoding probable caffeoyl-CoA O-methyltransferase At4g26220, whose product MEKGLLQSKELYEYLLRTSVYPRESELLKEMRDITAKHPRAAMGTAPDSGPMVAMLLNLLNAKNTLEIGVFTGYSLLLTALTIPYDGRITAIDRDREAYDMGLPVIKKAGVEHKINFIESLALPVLDKLLEDRNNESSFDFAYVDADKMNYKNYHERVLKLLKVGGVVVYDNTLWCGTVAMPEKSVPEDRLRNWGPIVELNKRLAADTRVQIVQIPLGDGMTVCRRVV is encoded by the exons ATGGAAAAAGGGTTATTGCAGAGTAAAGAATTATATGAg TACCTTCTACGTACAAGTGTGTACCCACGCGAATCGGAGCTTCTGAAAGAGATGAGGGATATTACTGCAAAACATCCTCG TGCGGCGATGGGTACAGCACCGGATTCTGGGCCAATGGTGGCAATGCTCTTGAACCTATTGAACGCCAAAAACACTCTGGAAATTGGAGTTTTCACTGGATACTCTTTGCTACTCACAGCTCTTACAATCCCTTATGATGGCCGG ATTACAGCCATAGACCGTGACAGGGAGGCATATGACATGGGATTGCCAGTTATAAAGAAGGCAGGAGTTGAGCACAAGATCAACTTCATTGAGTCTCTGGCTCTGCCTGTTCTTGATAAGCTGTTGGAAGAT AGGAACAACGAGTCGAGTTTCGACTTCGCGTACGTGGATGCTGACAAGATGAACTATAAAAACTATCACGAGAGAGTGCTGAAATTGTTGAAGGTTGGTGGGGTTGTGGTGTATGACAACACGCTTTGGTGCGGGACGGTGGCGATGCCGGAGAAATCAGTGCCGGAGGATCGTTTACGGAACTGGGGCCCTATTGTTGAGCTCAACAAACGATTGGCCGCCGACACTCGGGTTCAGATTGTCCAGATTCCGTTGGGCGATGGAATGACGGTGTGCCGACGTGtggtttga